The Prochlorococcus marinus str. MIT 1214 sequence CAAAATATAAAAAGTCAAAAATTTATTCCTTACTATCTACAATGTTTACAAGCTAAATTTTTTACCAAAATCATTTTGGAATCTCAAAATGACAAATCATTGGTAGATTAAAAGCACAAGGCGGGCGTCGCCAAGTGGTTAAGGCAGCGGCTTGTGGCGCCGCTATTCGGGGGTTCGAATCCCCTCGCTCGCCCTTGAACATTTTTTGTAATCAATTTCAAAAATCTTTTTTCTAAGGAAAAAAATAAACCTGCGATGACAGCATCCATAGTTCCTAATAAACAAAGCACATCCTTAAGGACCAACAGAGGAAGCTATTGGATTACCACTTTTGGATGTCAAATGAATAAAGCTGATTCAGAAAGAATGTCAGGCATCTTGCAAACAATGGGATATCAGCTTGCAGAGGAGGAACTTAAAGCAGATTTAATTCTCTATAACACTTGTACTATTCGTGATAATGCTGAGCAAAAAGTTTATAGCTATTTAGGAAGGCAAGCTTTAAGAAAAAAATCAGATCCTCATTTAAAAATTATTATTGCAGGATGCCTAGCTCAACAAGAAGGTGAAGCTCTATTAAGAAGAGTTCCTGAAATAGATCTTGTAATGGGGCCTCAGCATGCAAATCGGCTGGAGACTCTTCTTAATCAAGTTGACAACGGACACCAAGTTCTAGCGACTGATGAACAGCACATATACGAAGACATAGCAACAGCAAGAAGAGAGAGCGCTGTCTGCGGTTGGGTCAACATTATCTATGGATGCAATGAGCGATGCACTTATTGCGTAGTCCCCTCGGTTAGAGGCAAAGAGCAATCAAGAACACCACAAGCTATTAAACATGAAATAGAAGAGTTAGCGAGAATTGGATACAAAGAAATAACTCTTTTAGGGCAAAATATAGATGCTTATGGCAGAGATTTTAAAGCTTATGAGTTTAATAAATCTGGACAATTAACACTTTCATATTTATTAGAATATATTCATGATATTGAAGGAATTGAGCGTATTAGATTTGCCACAAGTCATCCCAGGTATTTCACAAAAGAGTTAATAGATGTATGTGCAAGACTTCCTAAAGTTTGTGAACACTTTCATATCCCGTTCCAAAGTGGAAGTAATAAAGTACTCAAAAATATGGGTCGTGGCTATACCGTTCAAACCTATAAAGAAATTATAGATTATATAAAACAAAAAATTCCTGAGTCATCGATTACTTCTGATGCAATTGTAGCTTTTCCAGAAGAGACGAGAGATGAATTCGAAGAAACACTATCACTTATAGAGGATGTTAAATTTGATCTTGTTAATACTGCAGCCTACTCTCCAAGGCCAAATACTCCTGCTGCTTTGTGGCCTAATCAATTACCTGAAACAATAAAAATTGATAGACTAAGAGAAATTAATCACTTAGTGAAAAAGACCGCAAAAGAAAGAAATTTAAGATATAAAGACTCATTACAGGAAATACTTATAGAGAATATAAATTCTAAAGATACTTCCCAATTAATGGGAAGAACTAGAACAAATAGACTAACATTTATACCAAGATCATCAAGCAATATCAAATCACATAAACCAGGAGAAATAGTGACAATAAAAATTAATGAAATACGTCCATTCTCGTTAACTGGAATCTTTTCATAATGTTGATAAATTTAATAAATCACCTTTTGAAATACTCAGAACCATAATAGAAATGTTGAATAAAAAACTCACTATAGGTCTAGTTTTTGGTGGAAATTCAAGTGAACATGAAGTTTCTATCAAATCAGCTAAAACTATTTACAATGCCTTATGTCATTCTTCTAATCGTGAGCGCTTTTTTGTAAACCCCATTTATATAGATAAGTATGGTTTTTGGGAAGATTCAGAATACTCAAAGTCAATTTTGATTAAAAGCAAAGAGTCAACTAAAACAATAAAAAACCATGAAGAATCTATAAATAATCTTACTAACTTTGCAAAAGAAAGTAACAAAGTTGATATATGGTTTCCTGCATTACATGGTCCAAATGGGGAGGATGGAGTTATTCAGGGATTATTTAAATTAACAGGAAAGCCTTTTGTTGGATCAGGAACTCTTGGCTCATCTTTAGGTATGGATAAAATAGCAATGAAATCAATTTTCAAATCATTTAATCTACCTCAAGCTCCATATATTTATATACATAAAGAGAATTTATATCATAAATTAGTCATGGAATCTGTTTTTAATAAAATTGAAAATATAATAAACTATCCATGTTTTGTAAAGCCAGCCAACCTGGGTTCCTCTATTGGCATATCCAAAGCATACTCAAAAAAAGAACTAATTACTGGAATAGAAATTGCAGGAAAATATGATAAAAGAATCATAATAGAAAAAAATATTGAAGGGAGAGAACTTGAATGTGGAGTATTAGGAAAGTCCACAATGAAATCATCAGTTGTAGGCGAAGTTAAGTTTCAAACTGATTGGTATACATATGAGTCCAAATACGATGAGAATCTGAGCAATACAATCATCCCAGCTGATTTAAATTTAAATATAGTTAATAAAATACAAAAGCTATCTATCGAGGCATGTAAAGCTATTAATGCTTATGGTTTGGCAAGAGTTGATTTCTTTTACGTAGAAAGCACGCAAAAGATTTATATAAATGAAGTTAATACCTTGCCAGGCTTTACTAAAACAAGCATGTATCCAACATTGTGGGAAGCTTCTGGATTAAAACTAGAAAAACTTGTTGCTAGTCTCATAGAAACAGCAAAAGAATAACGTAACCATGACTTTTTTAGATTTCTTTTTTAAAAAATGATTCACGGTCTCCTTTGGTTGCCATTATTGATGGCTTTTATTCTCATAGCTTCCCTTGGCTGGATAGAGAGAAGGCGACAGAATCTCTATTTGATTTGGGCTAAAGGTTCAGAACTCGCCAAGCTTGATGGGACAGGAGCTGCTCGATTAAAAGCTGGTATTTTATGCTGGAGTAGCTTTGAGGCTGGCAGTTTCAAGGAGGAAGCAAGTTTCGAAGTTAAGAAATTAGAAATGGTTGAACTGATGGCTCTGAGTTCAGGAGAAGCACCTTTAACACAAGAATCTGAAGGACGTTGCCGACTCAGACTTATTGGTTCAGGGAGAGAAATAGATGTGCCTTTTTCAGATGCTGAGCGAGCTCGTCAATGGATGGACAAGCTTATGTCCAGAGCAAGATGCGACCTTTGAAATCAAATAAAAGAAAAAACAGAAAATTAAATAACAACAATCGAATATCAAATGAAAAAGTCTCGTATATTTTTCAAAATAAAAATTTTCTAATTGAACTTTGGCAATTACTTTTTTTTTCAAGCACTTCAATTTTGCTGATTCTTACATTTTCAAACCAAGCATTTAAGCCAATAAGTTTTGATCAAACTAAAATTACTGGTCTATCTGGAATATCAAATAACGATATCAAACAAACAACTAGTATTTTTTATCCAAGAAATTTGTTAGAATTGAATCCAAAAGAAATTGAATCCTATTTAATAAAAAAGCTTCCTATTAAAGGGGTTTCAGTAAGTAGAAAGTTTTTCCCTCCCGAAATTCATCTAAATATTTTAGAAAGAGAGCCAATAGCTTTTGCGAGTCGTGTTGTTTCAAACAATATTGAAAAAGGAATGATTGATATTGAAGGATCATGGATACCTCTTCAATTCGTAAATAAATCAAAAAAAAATAAAATAAAATTATCTATAGAGAATTGGAATCCAAATAAAAAAAAAGAAATTATTTTAATAATTAAAAATAGATTTATTTTTCAAAGCCCTCTTCAAAAAATCAAAATAAATCCTCTTCAAGAAATCAGCCTAAAAACCGAGCACTTCGATTTAATCCTTTTAGGCTCAGGAACTGATCGCTTAATCGAGCAAATTAATAAACTCAACCAGCTACAAAAATCATTACCAAATCTTTTAATCAACACAAAAGTAAAGATTGTGGATCTTAAAGATCCGAGCAAACCAGAATTAAAAATAGAAAAAATACTGACCAATGAAGACTAAATACCTTGCTATGACTAAAGTTTTCAGAATTTTCTAATAAATTAATAGAAATTCATGGTCAATCAGGGAAATTAATTTGTTCATCAATTTGAACTTATAAGCCAACAGAATTCATGGATGATGTTCATAATGCCAAAAATGAGTTCTAATCCTGAATATGGTGATGGGAATGGGAAACAAATCTAGTTTCAATATGGATGAAGGAATCCTGCCCAGTCAATCTGCACGTATTGAGGTTATTGGCGTTGGTGGCGGCGGAAGTAATGCCGTCAACCGAATGATTAATAGTGATCTCGATGGAGTCACATATCGAGTACTCAATACAGACGCTCAAGCTCTTATACAATCATCCGCTACCCATAGAGTTCAGCTTGGTCAAAGCTTAACTAGAGGCCTTGGGGCAGGCGGCAATCCAAGCATTGGTCAAAAGGCAGCAGAAGAATCGAGAGCCGATCTTCAGCAAGCTTTAGAAGGGGTTGACCTGGTATTTATTGCCGCTGGAATGGGAGGTGGTACTGGAACTGGAGCAGCCCCTGTCGTTGCTCAAGTCGCCAAAGAAAGTGGTGCTTTGACAGTAGGAATAGTTACCAAACCTTTCAGTTTTGAAGGAAAACGTCGTTTAAGACAAGCCGATGAAGGTATCGCAAGGCTTGCCGAGAATGTTGATACGTTAATTGTCATCCCAAACGACAGACTAAAAGATGTAATTTCAGGAGCACCTTTGCAAGAAGCCTTTAGAAGCGCTGATGATGTTCTCATGAAAGGAGTTCAAGGTATAAGCGACATAATCACTTGTCCTGGATTAGTGAATGTAGATTTTGCTGATGTGCGTTCTGTTATGACCGAAGCTGGTACTGCGCTTTTAGGAATTGGTTTAGGCTCTGGAAGATCAAGAGCTCTTGAAGCAGCTCAAGCCGCAATCAATAGTCCTCTGTTAGAGGCAGCTAGAATAGACGGGGCAAAAGGATGTGTGATTAACATAACTGGTGGGAAAGACATGACTCTTGAAGATATGACATCTGCTTCTGAAGTCATATCCGATGTAGTAGATCCGGAAGCGAATATCATCGTAGGAACAGTTGTTGATGAAAAACTTGAGGGTGAGATACAAGTAACAGTTATTGCTACTGGATTCGACAGTAATCAAATCTATTCAAACGAAAGAAATAGAGCAAGACTCTCGCCACAATCACTTTATGAGCAATCAGAAGCTAGGGAAGCAGGGGCTTCGATACCTGAGTTTTTACGTTTAAGACAAAATCGTTAAGCTTAATCACTTTACCTAGATTAAGGTGACCCGGAGTCCACGCCTGCTTTGAGCATCCCGTATGGCTGCTACCTTCCGGTCCTGACCAGGTTTGAGCGTCACAGCCGCATGGGGCCGAGTCATTAACATTCTAGCAATAGCTAAACACGTTATTAAGAATTAAATGCAAACCACAGAATTGGTTAGTTTTAAAAAGTTGGGCAAACAGATAACAGTGTTAACTGCGTGGGATGCTATCTCATCTTCAATAGTCGAGACCGCAGGAGCTGATGTCGTTCTTGTGGGAGATTCACTTGGAATGGTTGTCTTGGGACATGCAACGACACTTCCGGTAACACTTGATCAAATGCTGCACCACACACAGGCTGTTTGTAGAGGTTTTTGTAAACCTCTTTCCGAACAACCATTAGTAGTTTGTGATCTACCTTTCTTAAGTTATCAATGCGGAGAAGACAAGGCAGTTGAAGCTGCTGGTACTCTCCTGAAAAACTCCTCTGCCTCAGCAGTGAAACTTGAAGGAGCGGAACCTGAGACTTTATTGGTAATCAAACGACTTATTAGAATGGGAATTCCAGTAATGGGTCATCTTGGTCTAACTCCGCAATCAGTTCATCAACTTGGATATAAATCACAAGCCAGGGATAGAGATAGTCAAGAAAAAATTTTCAACGATTCAAAAATGCTTCAAGAGGCAGGATGTTTTGCAATAGTTCTAGAACATATTCCAGGAGAAATTGCCAGCCGTCTAAAGAAACATTTAGAAATTCCTGTGATTGGAATTGGTGCAGGAAGTGATTGCGATGGGCAGGTAAGAGTCACAGCTGATATTCTTGGCCTTTCAATTGCACAGCCTCCTTTTGCAAAGCCTTTACTTGCTGGTCGAGACCTTTGCATTGATGCCCTAAAAAAATGGATTAAATCTACTAATCTTGACCAAGTGAATCCCACCATAAAAACATCTGAATCAAAATCTGATTGCTAATTTGCATCCCCTTAGGATCACTTAAAAAATACCTTCCGTTTTTTCTTAATAGATATCCTTCGTTTAAAAAATTTAGCCAATATTTCTCCAATTTTTTTAAATTCTCATCACATTCTTTTTGTGTCCATCCAACATTTTTAGCAAGTTCCTCCAAATGAACACCTTCACGTCTCCTGAGACCAATCATAAGTTGTTCATCCAGTGGCATCGGTTTTGACTTTTCTTGAGACAAAGTTTTTTCTAATAATTGACTCTCTTGTTGCTCAAGCCATTTTTTATAACCAGCAATTGTTCTGGGTCTAGAGAATCTCTCCCCCCAAGGAGCACTTGTTGCACCCATCCCAAAACCCCACCAACCAGAACCACTCCAATACATACGATTATGTCTAGATGCATGACCAGGCAATGAATAACTTGAAATCTCGTATCGAGAGAAACCAGTACTTTTAAGAAATCTGTGAGTTTCAAAATCTATTTTTTGAGCTTCTGATTCAAGAGGGATATTCAACTTTCCTTTTTTGTGTATTCTTCCAAAAACAGTATCTGGTTCGATAGTTAAATCATAAATTGACAAATGAGGGGCTTCTGTATGAACTGCTAGTTCCAACTCTTTAATCCACTTAGATAAATTCAATCCTGGAAGATTTTGAATCAAATCAAGACTCCAGCTTCTAAGCATGCCTTTTTTAAATAAGTTATTTACCCAATTACAAGCCTCTATTAATTGTGATCGATTATGTTTTCTACCAATTGAAGCCAACGTAATATCATCAAATGCCTGACCTCCCAAGCTAAATCTATTAATTCCAATTTCTATATATCCATTCAAATCATTTTCAAAAAATGTTGCTGGATCAACCTCCATTGTTATCTCCGCACCATCTTGAAATCCAAATTTTTTTTGAAGATTTTTCAACAAATCACCCACCTCCTCTTTCTTTAGTAAAGAAGGAGTTCCGCCTCCCAAATAGATTGTTGACAATGCAGGACCTCTAGGGGCAATTGAAATCTCTCTATGAAGTAAATCCAAATATGCGTTAATAGAGTTTATCCCTGGACTACCTAGAGCTTGAGCGCTATCACCTAAAGGGATAATGGAAAAATCACAGTAAAAACATCTTTTATGGCAAAAGGGTATATGCAAATATGCACTTCTTGGTGGAGCTACCATTTGAGCTCTAGATATACAAACCCAAATAAATGGTCACTTTTACAATCCAAATCTTTGAAAATAAATAAAGCTTTAGTAAAAAACGAGAAGCCAGCATAACCTGAATATATGGCAGACTTAGTTATTCTGGTTTTATTTCTAATATCAGGTGCAATCACCGGATGGATTGGTGTGAATTGGTTACCTGAAGAGACTTTAGATCATATTACTAATTTAAAAAATTTAAAAATTGCTCTATCAGGATTAACAGCTCTTGTAGGTTTGTTAATAGCCTTCCTTTTTCAGCAATTTAGAAATAAATTAACCAAAAGAATAAGAACTATGCCAACAGATCTACTGATTAGTAGATCTGTTGGCATAGTTCTTGGACTTGTCATCGCAACCCTTTTATTAATACCTTTACTCCTTTTACCTTTACCCGCTGAATTGTTTTTTGTAAAGCCTATTTTTGCTGTACTTAGCAATATTTTTTTTGGAGTACTTGGATATAACCTTGCCGATGTTCATGGACGAACAGTTTTACGTCTTTTCAATCCAAGTAGCACTGAATCTTTGTTAATGGCAGATGGAATTCTAACTCCAGCCAGTGCAAAAGTTTTAGATACCAGCGTTATAATTGATGGTCGCATTCAATCTCTCCTTAGGTTTGGACTCATAGAAGGGCAAATAATTGTAGCCCAATCAGTTATGGATGAACTACAAAAACTAGCTGACTCAAGTAACAACGAAAAGAGAGGGAAAGGAAGGAGAGGACTAAAATTACTTAACCAATTAAGAGAAAGTTATGGAAGAAGATTAGTTATCAATAGTACAAAATATGAAGGAGAAGGAACTGATGAAATTCTTCTAAAATTAACC is a genomic window containing:
- the miaB gene encoding tRNA (N6-isopentenyl adenosine(37)-C2)-methylthiotransferase MiaB — translated: MTASIVPNKQSTSLRTNRGSYWITTFGCQMNKADSERMSGILQTMGYQLAEEELKADLILYNTCTIRDNAEQKVYSYLGRQALRKKSDPHLKIIIAGCLAQQEGEALLRRVPEIDLVMGPQHANRLETLLNQVDNGHQVLATDEQHIYEDIATARRESAVCGWVNIIYGCNERCTYCVVPSVRGKEQSRTPQAIKHEIEELARIGYKEITLLGQNIDAYGRDFKAYEFNKSGQLTLSYLLEYIHDIEGIERIRFATSHPRYFTKELIDVCARLPKVCEHFHIPFQSGSNKVLKNMGRGYTVQTYKEIIDYIKQKIPESSITSDAIVAFPEETRDEFEETLSLIEDVKFDLVNTAAYSPRPNTPAALWPNQLPETIKIDRLREINHLVKKTAKERNLRYKDSLQEILIENINSKDTSQLMGRTRTNRLTFIPRSSSNIKSHKPGEIVTIKINEIRPFSLTGIFS
- a CDS encoding D-alanine--D-alanine ligase family protein codes for the protein MLNKKLTIGLVFGGNSSEHEVSIKSAKTIYNALCHSSNRERFFVNPIYIDKYGFWEDSEYSKSILIKSKESTKTIKNHEESINNLTNFAKESNKVDIWFPALHGPNGEDGVIQGLFKLTGKPFVGSGTLGSSLGMDKIAMKSIFKSFNLPQAPYIYIHKENLYHKLVMESVFNKIENIINYPCFVKPANLGSSIGISKAYSKKELITGIEIAGKYDKRIIIEKNIEGRELECGVLGKSTMKSSVVGEVKFQTDWYTYESKYDENLSNTIIPADLNLNIVNKIQKLSIEACKAINAYGLARVDFFYVESTQKIYINEVNTLPGFTKTSMYPTLWEASGLKLEKLVASLIETAKE
- a CDS encoding cell division protein FtsQ/DivIB, with the translated sequence MRPLKSNKRKNRKLNNNNRISNEKVSYIFQNKNFLIELWQLLFFSSTSILLILTFSNQAFKPISFDQTKITGLSGISNNDIKQTTSIFYPRNLLELNPKEIESYLIKKLPIKGVSVSRKFFPPEIHLNILEREPIAFASRVVSNNIEKGMIDIEGSWIPLQFVNKSKKNKIKLSIENWNPNKKKEIILIIKNRFIFQSPLQKIKINPLQEISLKTEHFDLILLGSGTDRLIEQINKLNQLQKSLPNLLINTKVKIVDLKDPSKPELKIEKILTNED
- the ftsZ gene encoding cell division protein FtsZ, which gives rise to MGNKSSFNMDEGILPSQSARIEVIGVGGGGSNAVNRMINSDLDGVTYRVLNTDAQALIQSSATHRVQLGQSLTRGLGAGGNPSIGQKAAEESRADLQQALEGVDLVFIAAGMGGGTGTGAAPVVAQVAKESGALTVGIVTKPFSFEGKRRLRQADEGIARLAENVDTLIVIPNDRLKDVISGAPLQEAFRSADDVLMKGVQGISDIITCPGLVNVDFADVRSVMTEAGTALLGIGLGSGRSRALEAAQAAINSPLLEAARIDGAKGCVINITGGKDMTLEDMTSASEVISDVVDPEANIIVGTVVDEKLEGEIQVTVIATGFDSNQIYSNERNRARLSPQSLYEQSEAREAGASIPEFLRLRQNR
- the panB gene encoding 3-methyl-2-oxobutanoate hydroxymethyltransferase; protein product: MQTTELVSFKKLGKQITVLTAWDAISSSIVETAGADVVLVGDSLGMVVLGHATTLPVTLDQMLHHTQAVCRGFCKPLSEQPLVVCDLPFLSYQCGEDKAVEAAGTLLKNSSASAVKLEGAEPETLLVIKRLIRMGIPVMGHLGLTPQSVHQLGYKSQARDRDSQEKIFNDSKMLQEAGCFAIVLEHIPGEIASRLKKHLEIPVIGIGAGSDCDGQVRVTADILGLSIAQPPFAKPLLAGRDLCIDALKKWIKSTNLDQVNPTIKTSESKSDC
- the hemW gene encoding radical SAM family heme chaperone HemW, producing the protein MVAPPRSAYLHIPFCHKRCFYCDFSIIPLGDSAQALGSPGINSINAYLDLLHREISIAPRGPALSTIYLGGGTPSLLKKEEVGDLLKNLQKKFGFQDGAEITMEVDPATFFENDLNGYIEIGINRFSLGGQAFDDITLASIGRKHNRSQLIEACNWVNNLFKKGMLRSWSLDLIQNLPGLNLSKWIKELELAVHTEAPHLSIYDLTIEPDTVFGRIHKKGKLNIPLESEAQKIDFETHRFLKSTGFSRYEISSYSLPGHASRHNRMYWSGSGWWGFGMGATSAPWGERFSRPRTIAGYKKWLEQQESQLLEKTLSQEKSKPMPLDEQLMIGLRRREGVHLEELAKNVGWTQKECDENLKKLEKYWLNFLNEGYLLRKNGRYFLSDPKGMQISNQILIQMFLWWDSLGQD
- a CDS encoding PIN/TRAM domain-containing protein, which gives rise to MADLVILVLFLISGAITGWIGVNWLPEETLDHITNLKNLKIALSGLTALVGLLIAFLFQQFRNKLTKRIRTMPTDLLISRSVGIVLGLVIATLLLIPLLLLPLPAELFFVKPIFAVLSNIFFGVLGYNLADVHGRTVLRLFNPSSTESLLMADGILTPASAKVLDTSVIIDGRIQSLLRFGLIEGQIIVAQSVMDELQKLADSSNNEKRGKGRRGLKLLNQLRESYGRRLVINSTKYEGEGTDEILLKLTSDISGILITVDYNLSQVALVQEIKVLNLSDLVLAVRPEVQPGEKLNLKVVREGKENSQGIAYLEDGTMVVIEEGLQWIGKRIEVVVTGALQTPTGRMVFSKASNDQPPNKYETTKASQG